The Streptomyces sp. NBC_01775 genome includes a region encoding these proteins:
- a CDS encoding IS701 family transposase → MRPDVWSAELEELLVRIGHRFGRVDLRRRMRAYVHGLLGPVGRKNSWQLAEHAGHRTPAGLQHLLSRACWDPDEIRDDLQEYVAEKLGDPAGVLIIDDTGFIKKGTVSAGVQRQYSGTAGRTENCQIGVFAAYASVRGRALVDRELCLPKSWTSDPGRCAQAKIPHERAFATKGDLAKAIIMRALASPLPIAWVTADSAYGQEWRLRRMLEETGVGYVLAVPKSQHVHAVGRIDFAIAQAPEDAWERHSCGAGAKGPRVYDWAAARLPAIDDFDGDEPTRDRWVLARRSLARPEEIAYYLAYAPAGTPVAELVRIAGARWAIEEAFQAAKNECGLDQYEVRRYPGWYRHITLAMLAHAFLAAMAAAAGTERGSAETVPTPSHRSPWRKSGGSWQLATPRRRTCGAPATR, encoded by the coding sequence GTGCGGCCCGATGTCTGGTCGGCGGAACTGGAAGAGTTGCTGGTGCGGATCGGTCACCGGTTCGGGCGGGTGGATCTGCGGCGGCGGATGCGGGCTTATGTGCACGGCCTGCTCGGGCCGGTGGGCCGCAAGAACAGCTGGCAGCTGGCCGAGCATGCCGGTCACCGCACTCCCGCCGGGCTGCAGCACCTGCTCAGCCGCGCCTGCTGGGACCCCGACGAGATCCGCGATGACCTGCAGGAATACGTTGCCGAGAAGCTCGGGGACCCGGCGGGTGTGCTGATCATTGACGACACCGGGTTCATCAAGAAGGGCACGGTCTCGGCTGGGGTGCAGCGGCAGTATTCCGGCACCGCCGGCCGCACGGAGAACTGCCAGATCGGCGTGTTCGCCGCCTACGCCAGCGTCAGAGGCCGGGCGCTGGTGGACCGGGAACTCTGCCTGCCGAAGTCCTGGACCTCCGATCCGGGCCGCTGCGCCCAGGCGAAGATCCCCCACGAGCGCGCGTTCGCCACCAAGGGCGACCTCGCGAAGGCCATCATCATGCGGGCACTGGCCTCGCCGCTGCCGATCGCCTGGGTGACCGCCGACTCGGCCTACGGCCAGGAGTGGCGGCTGCGCCGCATGCTGGAGGAAACCGGCGTCGGCTACGTCCTGGCCGTGCCGAAGTCCCAACACGTCCACGCCGTCGGCCGCATCGACTTCGCCATCGCCCAGGCCCCCGAGGACGCCTGGGAACGCCACTCCTGCGGGGCCGGCGCGAAGGGGCCGCGCGTCTACGACTGGGCCGCAGCCCGGCTGCCCGCCATCGATGACTTCGACGGCGATGAGCCCACCCGTGACCGGTGGGTGCTGGCCCGCCGCAGCCTGGCCCGTCCGGAGGAGATCGCCTACTACCTCGCCTACGCGCCGGCCGGCACTCCCGTCGCCGAGCTGGTACGGATCGCCGGGGCGCGCTGGGCGATCGAGGAGGCATTCCAGGCCGCGAAGAACGAGTGCGGCCTGGATCAGTACGAGGTCCGCCGGTATCCCGGCTGGTACCGGCACATCACCCTGGCCATGCTCGCCCACGCCTTCCTCGCCGCGATGGCCGCCGCCGCGGGGACCGAAAGGGGGTCGGCAGAAACGGTTCCGACGCCCTCGCACCGCTCACCGTGGCGGAAATCCGGCGGCTCCTGGCAACTGGCCACCCCACGCCGGCGCACCTGCGGCGCACCGGCCACGCGCTGA